A region of Ornithodoros turicata isolate Travis chromosome 5, ASM3712646v1, whole genome shotgun sequence DNA encodes the following proteins:
- the LOC135394063 gene encoding serine/arginine-rich splicing factor 7-like isoform X3, translating to MDRDKMSSRYRDTCPLDCKVYVGELGNSGTKHELEECFGYYGPLRNVWVARSPPGFAFVEFEDPRDARDATRALDGKMVCGRRVRVELSTGKSRNSYRGSSRPFHPTDRCYDCGERGHYARDCRIYSRRNSSRPPEALRCHKCQPLRGYG from the exons ATGTCTTCACGTTACCGGGACACATGCCCGTTGGACTGCAAGGTCTACGTAGGGGAACTGGGCAACAGCGGAACAAAACACGAGCTGGAAGAATGCTTCGGTTACTACGGGCCCCTGCGCAACGTCTGGGTGGCCCGTTCTCCTCCGGGATTTGCCTTCGTCGAGTTTGAGGATCCCCGAGATGCTCGGGATGCCACCCGCGCCCTGGATGGAAA GATGGTCTGTGGACGAAGAGTACGCGTGGAGCTGTCAACCGGAAAGTCCCGCAATTCTTATCGGGGCTCCTCCCGCCCCTTCCACCCGACGGATCGCTGCTACGACTGCGGGGAGAGGGGCCATTACGCCCGGGACTGCCGTATCTACTCCCGCCGCAATTCGTCCAG GCCGCCAGAGGCACTGCGTTGTCATAAATGTCAGCCACTGCGGGGCTACGGTTGA